One genomic region from Eublepharis macularius isolate TG4126 chromosome 18, MPM_Emac_v1.0, whole genome shotgun sequence encodes:
- the SEC11A gene encoding signal peptidase complex catalytic subunit SEC11A: MLSLDFLDDVRRMNKRQLYYQVLNFGMIVSSALMIWKGLMVVTGSESPIVVVLSGSMEPAFHRGDLLFLTNRIEEPIRVGEIVVFRIEGREIPIVHRVLKIHEKQNGDIKFLTKGDNNAVDDRGLYKQGQFWLEKKDVVGRARGFVPYIGIVTILMNDYPKFKYTVLFLLGLFVLVHRE, from the exons ATGTTGTCTCTGGACTTCTTGGACGATGTTCGGCGGATGAATAAGCGGCAG CTTTATTACCAGGTGCTGAACTTTGGAATGATCGTTTCCTCTGCGCTGATGATCTGGAAGGGGCTGATGGTGGTGACGGGCAGCGAGAGTCCTATCGTGGTTGTGCTTAG CGGCAGCATGGAGCCTGCATTTCACAGGGGAGACCTCCTCTTCCTAACCAATCGAATCGAAGAGCCGATCAGAGTGGGTGAAATCGTGGTCTTTAGGATAGAAGGACGGGAGATCCCAATTGTGCATCGCGTGTTGAAAATTCATGAAAA GCAAAACGGAGACATCAAGTTCTTGACGAAGGGAGATAACAACGCCGTGGACGACAGAGGGCTATACAAGCAGGGGCAGTTCTGGCTGGAGAAGAAAGATGTAGTGGGGAGAGCAAGAGG ATTCGTGCCATATATTGGAATAGTGACCATCTTAATGAATGATTACCCCAAATTCAAG TACACCGTCCTCTTTCTACTGGGCTTGTTCGTGCTGGTCCATCGAGAGTAG